One window of Electrophorus electricus isolate fEleEle1 chromosome 24, fEleEle1.pri, whole genome shotgun sequence genomic DNA carries:
- the gss gene encoding glutathione synthetase, producing MSAGGIPEDVLRDDNLIKGLEELAKDTAVMHGVVMRTKDSPNCPEVVSYAPFTLFPSPLPKTLFHQALEAQTHFNRLIDRISQSPHFLEEALSSTIKVDDFTARLFNIYRQVQQEPQHPVPIVLGLNRSDYMLDQSLDGTMSLKQIEINTIAASFGGLTSRTPDIHRHILKVANRLEERQRILDNNPAAGLAKGLSKAWELYGSERAVVMFLVEDEQRNIYDHRYVENELWLRDIPVIRRQFEDVCRTGSLDQNKRLFVGGQEVAVVYYRNGYMPQNYKSEQSWEARLLMERSCAVKCPDISTHLAGTKKVQQELARPGVLERFFPDEPETTARLRATFTGLYTLDMGEEGERTVDMALAAPDRYVLKPQREGGGNNIYGQEICSVLGSMRDSMERTAYILMDKVQPRPASNYLLRPGAPLRLSLCLSELGMFGAYVRKGREMVMNECVGHLLRTKSSEHADGGVAAGVAVLDNPLLI from the exons atgtctGCCGGTGGAATTCCAGAAGACGTCTTGAGAGACGATAATTTAATTAAAGGTCTTGAGGAGCTCGCCAAAGACACTGCTGTGATGCATGGAGTAGTCATGCGAACCAAAGACAGCCCAAACTGTCCTGAg GTGGTGAGCTATGCACCGTTCACACTTTTCCCCTCCCCTTTGCCCAAGACACTATTTCACCAAGCTCTGGAAGCTCAGACTCATTTTAATCGTCTGATAGACCGGATCAGCCAGAGTCCACATTTTCTGGAGGAGGCTCTCAGcag CACCATCAAAGTTGATGATTTCACTGCAAGACTCTTCAATATTTACAGACAAGTTCAACAGGAACCTCAGCATCCTGTG CCAATAGTCCTGGGCTTGAATAGGTCAGATTACATGCTGGACCAGAGCCTTGACGGTACAATGTCCTTAAAGCAGATTGAAATAAACACGATCGCAGCGAGTTTCGGAGGTCTTACCTCCCGCACGCCGGACATCCACCG TCACATTCTGAAGGTTGCAAACCGATTGGAGGAACGCCAGCGGATATTGGACAACAACCCCGCAGCAGGGCTGGCAAAGGGCTTGTCAAAGGCCTGGGAGCTTTATGGCTCGGAGAG GGCAGTTGTGATGTTCCTAGTTGAGGATGAGCAGAGGAACATTTATGACCACCGATACGTGGAGAATGAGCTTTGGTTGAG AGATATTCCTGTCATAAGAAGGCAGTTTGAAGATGTCTGCAGAACTGGATCCTTGGACCAAAACAAGAgactgtttgt AGGAGGACAAGAGGTTGCTGTTGTTTACTACCGCAATGGATACATGCCCCAAAACTACAAATCAGAACAA AGCTGGGAAGCCCGGCTGCTGATGGAGCGCTCGTGTGCCGTGAAGTGTCCCGACATCAGCACCCACCTCGCCGGCACCAAAAAGGTGCAGCAGGAACTGGCGCGACCCGGCGTCCTGGAACGCTTCTTTCCTGACGAGCCTGAGACCACGGCCCGGCTCCGCGCCACGTTCACCGGCCTGTACACGCTAGACATG GGGGAGGAAGGAGAAAGGACAGTGGACATGGCGTTGGCTGCGCCGGACCGCTACGTGCTGAAACCCCAGCGGGAAGGAGGCG GGAACAACATTTACGGGCAGGAGATCTGCAGCGTGCTGGGGAGCATGAGGGACAGCATGGAGAGGACCGCCTACATCCTCATGGACAAAGTCCAGCCACGGCCAGCGTCCAACTACCTGCTCCGCCCGGGGGCTCCTCTCAGGCTGAGCCTGTGCTTGAGTGAGCTTGGCATGTTTGGAGCCTATGTTAG